The following coding sequences are from one Panicum hallii strain FIL2 chromosome 5, PHallii_v3.1, whole genome shotgun sequence window:
- the LOC112892000 gene encoding pentatricopeptide repeat-containing protein At3g58590 has product MRPPRPSPPPSASLFNSLIASRARAGRSADALSLLARMLAAGVAPTAFTFAPILSSPSATACCAAQLHTHILKRGLLHCEPYSGTSLVGFFGRSGRLDGALKVFGEMTVRSVVTWNCLISSFVQFGRSRDALFWFRELVRSGDGLSDGSLVAVLPAFGSPEQVHGLVRKIGMDSFSEVANALLNSYCTCGAIYVAEKMFNELMFRDVASWNTMITGFAKSNVPERAFELFLSMQRQGDLPNETTFASVFYACASMNGHEHGKFIHAKVIKRNLNTSVFLNTSLVDFYANCIGWRDAHKIVEEIPENSTACWNALISGHSDSDGPTSLVILRDMLRSGIKPNEVSFSASLKDPSLLDLQQIHSLVTRLGHGDNDYVSSGIISSYASHGIVSDALTYGVALNPDSCSVSMNVLAGVYNKARMYQETKELLLHQQARDTTSWSILITACARSGDYLEAFEFFKQMKIMGYHVDNYVFVSLLSICTKNNSLDLGKLIHGLIIKTISGCCDTYVDNMLLDMYAKCGRIEDCLKVFEEMKDRNLISWTAVISALGLNGFSHKALAWFKAMEKDGCKPDKVAILAVLSACRHGRLVEEGMKIFKNMKANYSVEAEKEHYICVVDMLCKCGHLKEAEVVIRGMPFQPSTVIWRTFLQGCKTYGVTEVQVFC; this is encoded by the coding sequence ATGCGACCACCGCGCCCGAGCCCGCCGCCCTCGGCTTCCCTCTTCAACTCCCTCATcgcctcccgcgcccgcgccggccgcTCGGCGGACGCCCTCTCGCTCCTCGCGCGCATGCTCGCGGCCGGGGTCGCCCCGACCGCGTTCACCTTCGCGCCAATCCTCTCGTCGCCTTCCGCCACCGCCTGCTGCGCCGCGCAGCTGCACACGCACATCCTCAAGAGAGGGTTGCTCCACTGCGAGCCTTACTCGGGGACCTCGCTGGTGGGGTTCTTCGGGCGGAGCGGACGGCTCGACGGAGCGCTCAAGGTGTTCGGTGAAATGACGGTGAGAAGCGTGGTCACCTGGAACTGTCTCATCTCTTCGTTCGTGCAGTTTGGACGCTCCCGCGATGCCCTGTTCTGGTTCAGGGAGCTCGTGAGAAGCGGTGATGGCTTATCAGACGGCTCTCTTGTTGCAGTGTTGCCTGCGTTTGGGTCGCCGGAGCAAGTTCATGGTCTCGTGAGGAAAATCGGAATGGATTCCTTCTCAGAAGTTGCAAATGCATTGTTGAATTCATACTGCACTTGCGGTGCTATATATGTGGCAGAGAAGATGTTCAATGAGTTGATGTTTAGAGATGTGGCTTCTTGGAATACAATGATAACTGGTTTTGCTAAGAGCAATGTCCCAGAGAGAGCTTTTGAGCTTTTCTTGAGTATGCAACGCCAGGGTGATTTGCCAAATGAAACAACATTTGCCAGTGTTTTTTATGCCTGCGCCAGTATGAATGGACATGAGCATGGGAAGTTTATTCACGCAAAAGTTATCAAGCGAAATCTCAATACAAGTGTGTTTCTCAACACCTCACTGGTCGATTTCTATGCAAACTGTATTGGTTGGAGGGATGCACATAAAATAGTTGAAGAGATTCCTGAGAATAGCACCGCATGTTGGAATGCTCTAATTTCTGGTCACTCCGATAGCGACGGTCCTACTTCTTTGGTTATTCTGAGAGACATGTTACGATCAGGGATTAAACCGAATGAAGTTAGTTTTTCTGCATCTCTCAAGGATCCTTCTCTTTTGGATCTCCAGCAGATTCACTCGTTAGTGACAAGATTGGGTCATGGTGATAATGACTATGTTTCAAGTGGTATCATATCATCGTATGCTTCACATGGCATTGTTTCCGATGCCTTGACTTATGGAGTTGCACTGAATCCTGATTCTTGTAGTGTCTCCATGAATGTTTTAGCTGGGGTGTATAATAAAGCTCGCATGTACCAAGAAACTAAGGAACTACTTTTACATCAGCAAGCTAGAGATACTACTTCATGGAGCATACTTATTACTGCTTGCGCACGCAGTGGTGATTATCTTGAAGCTTTTGAATTTTTCAAGCAGATGAAAATTATGGGGTACCATGTCGATAACTATGTATTTGTGAGCTTGCTGAGCATTTGTACAAAAAACAACAGTCTTGATCTTGGCAAGTTGATTCATGGGCTTATCATCAAGACCATTTCCGGTTGCTGTGACACTTATGTTGATAATATGTTGCTAGATATGTATGCTAAATGTGGTAGAATTGAAGACTGTCTCAAAGTTTTTGAGGAAATGAAAGATAGGAACCTTATCTCATGGACAGCCGTGATTTCCGCCCTTGGACTTAATGGGTTTTCTCACAAGGCCTTGGCATGGTTTAAAGCCATGGAAAAGGACGGCTGCAAACCTGACAAAGTAGCAATTCTAGCAGTTCTGTCAGCTTGTAGACATGGTAGACTTGTGGAGGAGGGGATGAAGATATTCAAAAATATGAAAGCTAATTATTCAGTTGAAGCTGAGAAGGAGCATTACATTTGTGTCGTGGACATGCTGTGTAAGTGTGGTCATTTGAAGGAAGCTGAGGTTGTGATTAGAGGCATGCCGTTCCAACCAAGTACTGTCATATGGCGCACATTCCTCCAAGGATGCAAGACATATGGTGTAACTGAAGTACAAGTGTTTTGCTAG